In Rhizophagus irregularis chromosome 12, complete sequence, a single window of DNA contains:
- a CDS encoding uncharacterized protein (SECRETED:cutsite_IFA-SE; SECRETED:prob_0.8723); SECRETED:SignalP(1-23): protein MVILNKTLWLLIMILLSLLPIFASEPPIALKTINNHEDLPNLHLDGSDTYNDGTIILLFTQKSTNKIINNTTIHLRIIFNDETIQSIEIDCSSQPDFIPRCKKSKDSDACSLNPKALIEGYVLIESVDKSERKKQIIVSWDKKIVSILELDEYKITVPHNSKQDFSIMELTNNKTLVWKKFTIDQNNASLKREDKTYNVPNDKTIIRNFFDPFSLVEGGYAAIIFMRTKLIHNKEFRNKNSIDEIYVIYFNDILPHQQFLLHSSSSEKSELLSLGLLRGGCVSFFDGSGYTYDFIESFNKIKSDQFLNSGSYNTFRIHFLSNGAVSLININLNITDNDFIATPLFYGGYIGQYSKKNDKSLIVLDNNNNIKNKLHLPFYDNIEHSKLKSFVMQKQLYIWFFNCSDDQTWNINYYSLNLINDYDSRFIYQNPSINGTYPKINETIKISSTSRKQIDFIINYNKPILLFYGNITLYQYLNDDVILRQRVSGRSDHCRLFNETAVSIKIFVSALHQTNVKYGIKVDDDFVKLQSNEEPLLGISERIWTFNISLETPDKPADQVSITSRLKLNKENYKKIDSIEDRKLLIQTLKNELVQAIPIDPKRLEIQEKIQNEYKDNNILFSATIKPTFTNNANERSTDSVLKDLDELIKKKKYNLLSNGNITRFLDTSYGANPLPDFWMTYGYHMIALGLLIVIVGCMIVFANYKYREGNNYSIIKIVIIIVDLVLDIMFIIMGIPEKPHLFVFSLLSVIIPIVFNTMMTTYSLIQEMIHNDDFNNWCKKHGFTISMFTILSSADVEALHILSSKIAGFNAFSAPPLSSRISRIVFWAGCINIFLEDIPQFIIQIYYKRDTIVYTIIPTLSLISSSVTLCISFFGKLYFFFMYFYGNKKSNRSQKLIEVI from the exons atggttattcTCAATAAAACATTATGGTTacttataatgatattattatcattactcCCTATATTCGCATCAGAACCTCCGATTGcattaaaaactataaataatcaTGAGGATTTACCCAACCTTCATTTAGATGGTTCAGACACATATAATGATGgaacaattattttactttttactcAAAAaagtactaataaaataataaataatacaactATTCATTTgcgaattatttttaatgatgaaacAATTCAATCGATTGAAATTGATTGTAGTTCACAGCCTGATTTCATTCCTAGatgtaaaaaaagtaaagattcAGATGCTTGTTCTTTAAATCCAAAAGCATTAATAGAAGGATATGTTCTTATAGAATCTGTTGATAAGtcagaaagaaaaaaacaaatcattGTGTCATGGGACAAAAAAATAGTCAG catACTTGAATTGGATGAATATAAGATCACCGTTCCTCATAATTCAAAACAAGACTTTTCCATAATGGAATTAACGAACAATAAAACATTAGTATGGAAGAAATTTACTATCGACCA AAATAATGCATCGCTAAAGAGAGAAGATAAAACATATAATGTGCCTAATGACAAAACTATTATACGCAATtt ttttgatCCTTTTTCACTGGTTGAAGGAGGTTACGCTGCTATAATTTTTATGAGAactaaattaattcataacaaagaatttaggaataaaaattcaattgatgaaatttatgttatatattttaatgatatattacCACATCAACAATTTTTACTTCATTCGTCAAGTTCAGAAAAAAGTGAGCTGCTATCATTAGGATTACTTAGAGGAG gttGTGTAAGCTTTTTCGATGGATCGGGTTATACTTATGATTTCATagaatcttttaataaaataaaatcagaccaatttttaaattctggaAGTTACAATACTTTTCgaatccattttttatcaaatggCGCggtatctttaattaatatcaacCTTAATATTACCGATAATGATTTCATTGCTACGCCATTATTTTATGGTGGTTATATAGGACAATActcgaaaaaaaatgataaatcattGATTGTTcttgataacaataataatattaaaaataaattacatttacctttttatgataatatagAACATTCTAAACTTAAATCATTCGTTATgcaaaaacaattatatatatggttTTTTAATTGTAGCGATGATCAGACGtggaatataaattattattcattgaatttaattaatgattatg attctcGTTTCATTTATCAAAATCCCAGTATTAATGGCACATACCCAAAAATAAacgaaactattaaaatatcaagTACATCTAGAAAACAAAtcgattttattataaattataataaaccaaTTTTGCTATTTTATGGAAATATCACATTATATCAgtatttaaatgatgatgttATTTTAAGACAGAGAGTCTCCGGTAGATCTGATCATTGTCgattatttaatgaaacggcagtttcaataaaaatatttgtcagTGCATTGCATCAGACTAATGTCAAATATGGAATTAAAGTGGATGATGATTTTGTTAAACTTCAATCTAATGAAGAACCTTTATTAGGAATTTCAGAAAGAATTTGGACTTTTAACATAT CTTTAGAAACTCCAGATAAACCAGCag ATCAAGTCTCAATTACTTCTCGTTTAAAACTTAACAAagaaaactataaaaaaattgattcaatAGAAGATCGTAAGCTTCTTATTCAAACACTCAAAAATGAATTGGTTCAAGCAATACCAATTGATCCTAAAAGATTAGaaatacaagaaaaaattcaaaatgaatataaagataataatatattattttctgctACCATTAAACCAACTTTTACAAATAACGCTAATGAGAGAAGTACAGATTCtgtattaaaagatttagatgaattaattaaaaaaaagaaatataatttgttatcAAATGGTAATATTACAAGATTTTTGGATACTAGTTATGGTGCTAATCCGTTgc CTGATTTTTGGATGACGTATGGATATCATATGATCGCTCTTGGACTTTTAATCGTAATTGTGGGTTGTATGATAGTTTTtgcaaattataaatatcgtgag GGTAATAATTATTCGATCATAAAAATCGTAATTATTATAGTTGATTTAGTCTTagatattatgtttattatcaTGGGTATACCTGAAAAACCTCATTTGTTTGTTTTCAG tctTTTATCGGTTATAATTCCAATCGTATTTAATACGATGATGACTACTTATtcattaattcaagaaatgatTCATAATGATGACTTTAATAATTGGTGTAAAAAACATGGTTTTACTATATCAATGTTTACAATATTATCAAGTGCTGATGTTGAAGCTCTTCATATATTATCATCTAAAATTGCTGGATTTAACGCTTTTTCTGCTCCTCCATTATCAAGTAGAATATCAAGAATAGTATTTTGGGCTGgttgtattaatatttttttggaagATATCCcacaatttattattcag atctATTATAAAAGAGATACCATTGTTTATACAATTATACCCACTCTCTCACTTATCTCAAGTTCTGTTACATTATGTATTAGTTTTTTTGGGaaactttatttcttttttatgtatttttatggAAATAAGAAATCTAATAGATCTCAGAAATTGATAgaagttatttaa
- a CDS encoding uncharacterized protein (SECRETED:cutsite_TIA-IK; SECRETED:prob_0.5216); SECRETED:SignalP(1-23), with protein sequence MTFLSRTLWLLIMMLSSLLTTIAIKYYEDLPDLRLEGTSTYDSGTIILLFTQGNDEIRDNTKIHLRIILNNDTVLPPIKIDCSSLPNLIPKCRKSKDASGSCSLSPTALIDGYVLIESVDESNRKRQMIVSWDEKIHRVLEMDDYQTTVALNSERTFFITELKDSKTLIWSKFIVQDDTSLINVDGSYNVLKNNTIIKTHTVFSLVEGGYATTILTRTKLNDTNIINILDEVYVIYFKDDAPKEFLLHSLTSYEGELKVFGGVYANSFDGSGHTYDFIHNSTDLRIHFLSNGAVTAIDHNFHFDLSNFAIPIPLFYGGYIKQYLFNNSVVVYDDYDRSRKMFDLTSLNGIMQKKLLLWSVNFNNDQSWEISYHSLDLTDPADSRFIFQNPSIEGTYPIINETIQVPSATATERQLDFIVNFNKPIMLSNGNINIYQYLNNDDLILRQIIPGQSEFCQLINKTAISIKVFVSTLHQINVKYGVKVDNNAIKILSNGEPLLGISERIWTFYSSLETPEKSADQVTITARLILDDENYKKISSKNSRSIILQTLKDELVQAIPIDPERLKLDEKVQNENTNKQVLISATIMPPSEYNGNERNTNSILKDLDELIKQKKYNLISNGKITRFLDEYYGAQTLPDFWTRYEYQLIVLALVIIIVGCAIFYANYRCSEGNNLSIIKIVVIIFDLVLDILFVTTSAKDALHLFVFSLLSVVIPIVFNMTITIYSLIQEIIYNENFNNWCKKNSLIISIFTILSSADVEALHVLSSKIAGFNVFSAPPLSNKISKLIFWTGCINILLEDIPQFIIQV encoded by the exons atgaCCTTTTTGAGTAGAACATTATGGCTTCTCATTATGATGTTATCATCATTACTTACTACAATCGCTATAAAATACTACGAGGATTTACCTGACCTTCGTTTGGAAGGTACAAGCACATATGATAGTGGAACAATTATATTACTTTTCACTCAAGGAAATGACGAAATAAGGGACAACACAAAAATTCATTTACGTATCATCCTTAATAATGATACGGTTCTTCCgccaattaaaattgattgcAGTTCGCTTCCTAATCTTATTCCTAAATGTAGAAAAAGTAAAGACGCAAGTGGATCATGTTCTTTAAGTCCAACAGCATTAATAGACGGATATGTTCTTATAGAGTCAGTTGATGAGTCAAATCGTAAAAGACAGATGATTGTATCATGGGACGAAAAAATACATAG agTACTTGAAATGGATGATTATCAAACAACTGTCGCACTTAATTCAGAacgaactttttttataacagaATTAAAAGATAGTAAAACACTAATATGGAGCAAATTTATCGTCCA agatgATACATCACTAATAAATGTCGATGGATCATACAATgtacttaaaaataatactattataaaaac TCATACCGTTTTTTCTCTAGTTGAAGGAGGATACGCTACTACAATCTTAACAAGaactaaattaaatgatactaatataattaatatacttgATGAAGTTTacgttatatattttaaagatgatGCTCCAAAAGAGTTTCTACTTCATTCTTTAACTTCATATGAAGGtgaattaaaagtttttggAGGAG tTTACGCAAATTCTTTTGATGGATCAGGACATACATACGATTTCATACATAATAGCACTGATCTACGGATTCATTTTTTGTCAAACGGGGCAGTAACTGCTATTgatcataattttcattttgatctTTCAAACTTTGCTATTCCTATACCATTATTTTATGGTGgttatataaaacaatatttatttaataattcagtaGTTGtttatgatgattatgataGAAGTAGAAAAATGTTTGATTTAACTTCACTTAATGGAATTAtgcagaaaaaattattattatggtctgtaaattttaataatgatcaGTCATGGGAAATAAGTTATCATTCATTGGATTTAACCGACCCTGCAg attcacgtttcatttttcaaaatccCAGCATTGAAGGGACTTATCCAATAATTAACGAAACCATTCAAGTTCCAAGTGCAACTGCAACCGAAAGGCAACTTGACTTTATTGTAAACTTTAATAAACCCATTATGCTATCCAatggaaatataaatatatatcagtatttaaataatgatgatttaattttaagacAAATAATTCCTGGACAATCCGAATTTTgtcaattaatcaataaaacaGCAATATCAATAAAAGTATTTGTTAGTACATTACATCAAATTAATGTCAAATATGGAGTTAAAGTGGATAATAATGCTATTAAAATTCTATCTAATGGAGAACCTTTATTAGGAATTTCAGAAAGAATTTGGACTTTTTATTCAT CTTTGGAAACTCCAGAAAAATCAGcag ATCAAGTTACAATTACCGCTCGCTTAATACTTGAcgatgaaaattataaaaaaattagttcaaAAAATAGTCGTTCAATTATTCTTCAAACACTCAAAGATGAATTGGTTCAAGCGATACCAATTGATCCAGAAAGATTAAAACTCGATGAAAAAGTTCAAAATGAAAACACAAATAAACAAGTATTAATTTCTGCTACTATTATGCCACCCTCTGAATATAATGGTAATGAAAGAAATACAAATtctatattaaaagatttagatgaattaattaaacaaaagaaatataatcTTATTTCAAATGGTAAAATTACAAGATTTTTGGATGAATACTATGGAGCTCAAACATTAC CCGATTTTTGGACGAGGTATGAATATCAATTGATCGTTTTGGCACTTGTAATCATAATTGTGGGTTGTGCAATATTTTATGCGAATTATAGATGTTCCGAG ggaaataatttatcaataataaaaatcgtAGTGATTATATTCGATTTAGTCTTAGATATTTTGTTTGTCACTACGAGTGCAAAGGATGCActtcatttatttgttttcag TCTTTTATCGGTTGTAATTCCAATCGTATTTAATATGACGATAActatatattcattaattcaagaaattatttataatgagaattttaataattggtgtaaaaaaaacagtttaattatttcaatatttacgATATTATCAAGTGCAGATGTTGAAGCACTTCACGTTCTTTCATCAAAAATTGCTGGATTCAACGTTTTTTCTGCACCTCcactatcaaataaaatatcaaaactaATATTTTGGACCGgttgtattaatatattattggaaGATATCCcacaatttattattcaggtatga